In Betta splendens chromosome 19, fBetSpl5.4, whole genome shotgun sequence, the following proteins share a genomic window:
- the LOC114845841 gene encoding ubiquitin-conjugating enzyme E2 D4-like isoform X2: MALKRIQKELQDLQRDPPAQCSAGPVGDDLFHWQATIMGPGDSPYQGGVFFLTIHFPTDYPFKPPKVAFTTKIYHPNINSNGSICLDILRSQWSPALTVSKVLLSICSLLCDPNPDDPLVPDIAHIYKNDKDKYNKLAKEWTQKYAM, encoded by the exons ATGGCACTGAAAAGAATACAGAAG GAGCTCCAAGACCTGCAGAGAGACCCTCCAGCACAGTGCTCTGCAGGACCAGTGGGGGACGATt TGTTTCATTGGCAGGCCACCATAATGGGTCCA GGTGACAGTCCGTACCAAGGAGGAGTATTTTTTCTCACAATCCACTTCCCTACTGATTACCCGTTCAAGCCACCAAAA GTAGCGTTTACAACAAAGATTTATCACCCAAATATAAACAGCAACGGCAGTATCTGTTTGGACATTCTACGGTCACAGTGGTCTCCAGCACTAACAGTGTCTAAAG TTTTATTGTCTATATGTTCACTGCTTTGTGATCCAAACCCAGATGATCCCTTAGTTCCAGACATagcacacatctacaagaatgaCAAAGACAA ATACAATAAACTAGCAAAGGAATGGACCCAGAAATATGCCATGTGA
- the LOC114845841 gene encoding ubiquitin-conjugating enzyme E2 D4-like isoform X1, with the protein MFDLLKIIINISVTLVCVFVGQELQDLQRDPPAQCSAGPVGDDLFHWQATIMGPGDSPYQGGVFFLTIHFPTDYPFKPPKVAFTTKIYHPNINSNGSICLDILRSQWSPALTVSKVLLSICSLLCDPNPDDPLVPDIAHIYKNDKDKYNKLAKEWTQKYAM; encoded by the exons ATGTTTGAtttactaaaaataataattaatatttctgttacattagtttgtgtttttgttggacaGGAGCTCCAAGACCTGCAGAGAGACCCTCCAGCACAGTGCTCTGCAGGACCAGTGGGGGACGATt TGTTTCATTGGCAGGCCACCATAATGGGTCCA GGTGACAGTCCGTACCAAGGAGGAGTATTTTTTCTCACAATCCACTTCCCTACTGATTACCCGTTCAAGCCACCAAAA GTAGCGTTTACAACAAAGATTTATCACCCAAATATAAACAGCAACGGCAGTATCTGTTTGGACATTCTACGGTCACAGTGGTCTCCAGCACTAACAGTGTCTAAAG TTTTATTGTCTATATGTTCACTGCTTTGTGATCCAAACCCAGATGATCCCTTAGTTCCAGACATagcacacatctacaagaatgaCAAAGACAA ATACAATAAACTAGCAAAGGAATGGACCCAGAAATATGCCATGTGA